The DNA sequence GCCATCCGCCTGTCGGCCGGAATGCTCGCCGTCGTCGTGGGGGCCCGTCACGGGCACCGATCCTAACCGCGAGCGCGTCACCCTCGCCGGGTCAGCGCAGCTGGGGCAGCACCTGACCGGCCACCAGCGCGAGGTGGTCGAGGTCGCTCATGTCGAGCATCTGCAGGTACACCCGCTCCACGCCGGCCTCGGCGAACGGTCCCAGCTTGTCGACGATCTCGGCGGGCGTACCGACCATCGGCGAATTGCTGCGCAGTTCGTCGACCTCGCGGCCGATCGCGTTCGCGCGGCGGGCGATCTCGGCGTCGTCGGCGCCGGCGCACAGCACGAAGGCCGCGGAGTACACCATCGAATCCGGTTCGCGTCCAGCGTCGGCGACCGCCGCCCTGACCCGCTCGAACTGGGTCTGCACCGTCTCCAGCGGGACGAACGGCACGTTGAACTCGCCCGCGAACTTCGCCGCCAGCGCGGGGGTGCGCTTGGCCCCCTGTCCGCCGATGATGATCGGCGGGACCGCCTGCACCGGTTTGGGCAGGGCGGGGGAGTCGACCACCGTGTAGTGCGTGCCGCTGTAGTCGAACGTCTCGCCGACCGGGGTGGCCCACATCCCGGTGAGGATGTCGAGCTGCTCGGTCAACCGGTCGAACCGCTCGCCCAGCGGCGGGAACGGGATCGCGTACGCCTTGTGCTCGGCTTCGAACCAGCCTGCGCCCAAACCCAGTTCGACGCGACCACCGCTCATCTCGTCGACCTGGGCCACCGCGATCGCCAGCGGGCCCGGGTAGCGGAAGGTGGCCGAGGTGACCATGGTCCCCAGCCGGATCGACGACGTCTCCCTGGCGATCCCGCCGAGCGTCACCCAGGAGTCCGTCGGGCCGGGCAGCCCGTTGCCGCTCATCGCCAGATAGTGGTCGGAGCGGAAGAAGGCGGAGTAGCCCAGTTGTTCGGCGGCGCGGGCCACGGCGAGTTGATCGGCGTAGCGGGCGCCCTGCTGCGGTTCGACGAAGACACGGAAATCCACGGCGGCCAACCTACAGACCCTTGGGTGCGTCGCGCAGCGCCTGGACCGCGGCCGGCTCACCCTCGAACTCGACACGGGCCTCGCGGCCGACCGCGAACAGCAGCAGTTCCTCGGGCCGTCCGGTCACCGTGACCGGCTCTCCTTTGCCCGCGGTGAGCACCGTCTTGCCCTCCGGGGTGCGCAACGCCACCCGCACCGGCGCCTTGGCCAACGTGAGCCGCGCCATCAGCGACAGTGTCCGGGTCAGTCCCTTGACCGTCGCCTCGTCGAGGGTGCGCGGCTCCCAGCCGGGCTGCGCGCGGCGGACGTCCTCGCAGTGGATGAACATCTCGGCCAGGTTGGCGATCGGATCGAGCAGTTTGAACGGTGAGAAGCGCGGCGGTCCGGCACCGATCTTGTCGAGCATCGCGTCCCAGTCGGTCGCCTCCGCGGTGCGGTTCTGCACCTTTTCGGTGTACTTGGCGAGCGGCGGGACGAGGATTCCCGCCGTGGCGTCGGGCCGGTGCTCGCGGATGTAGAGATGGGCGGCCAGATCGCGGGTCTTCCAGCCTTCACACAGAGTGGGCGCGTCGGGCCCTTGGACCCGCAAGGCGTCGACGAGCGCGGCGCGTTCCCGCTGAGCGGCGGTCATGGTGTCATTCTCCGTCCAAAGCGCGGTCGAGGTTGATGGCGGCGCTGATCAGCGCCAGGTGGGTGAAGGCCTGCGGGAAGTTGCCGACCTGATCGCCGGTCGCGCTGACCTGTTCGGCGTAAAGGCCGACGTGGTTGGCGTAGGTGAACATCTTCTCCAGCGCCAACCGCGCATGTTCGAGACGGCCGGCACGGGTCAGTGCTTCGACATACCAGAACGAGCAGATCGAGAACGTGCCCTCGTCGCCGTCGAGGCCGTCGGTACCGGGCTCGTACCGGAAGACCAGCGTGTCGGTCACCAGGTGCCGTTCGATCGCGTCCAGCGTGGACGGGAACCGCGGGTCGGCCGGTGACAGGAATTTCAGCATCGGCATCAGCAGTACCCCGGCGTCGAGTTCGCTACCCCCTTCGACGCGGGTGAACGCCTCGAGGTCGGAGTTCCAGGACTTCGTCATGATGCGGTCGTAGATCTCGTCGCGCGCCTTGGACCAGGACACGATGTCGCCGGGCAGGCCGCGCGCCCTGGCGATGCGGATCGTGCGTTCGATCGCCACCCAGCACATCAGGCGCGACGTCGTGTACGGGCGGGCGTCGTCGCGGACCTCCCACATTCCGGCATCCGGGCGGTCCCAGTTGTCGACGACCCAGTTCACCACGTCGGTGATGTCCTGCCAGGCGTCGTGGCTGATTCCCGGGCCGTGCTTGTTGAACAGGTAGACCGAGTCGATGATCTCGCCGTAGATGTCGAGCTGCAGTTGGTCGGCGGCGGCATTGCCGACCCGCACCGGTGCGGAGTCGCGGTAGCCGCGCAGGTGCGGCAGTTCGGTCTCGTCGGGCAGGTTGCCGTCGATGTCGTAGAGCACACGCAGCGGTCCCAGCCGCCCGTCGGCCGCGCAGTCGCGGTGACCCAGCCGCTCCGACAGCCATCGGATGAATTCCCGTGCCTCCGAGATGAATCCAAGGCGCAGCAGCGCGTAGGTGCTGAAACCGGCGTCGCGGATCCACACGTAGCGGTAATCCCAGTTGCGGTTGCCGCCGATCGGTGCGGGCAGGCTGGTGGTCGGCGCGGCGACGATCGCGCCGCTGGGTTGGTGGGTCAGCAGTTTGAGCGTGATGGCCGAGCGGTGCACGACCTCGCGCCACCGTCCGGTGTAGGTGGACTGCGCGAGCCAGTGGTGCCAGAACGCCGTGGTGTTCGTCAGCAGCTCGCCGGTCGCGTCGACGGCGTCGGCGCTGACGTCGTCGTCGGGTCCGAGCATCTCGAGGACGAAGACCGCGGTGTCCCCGGTCCTCAGTTCGACGTCGGCGGTGACGATTCCGTCGCTCACCTCGAGTGCGGCCGTGGCGCTGAGTCCCATCCGCATGTCGGCGCCGGTGAGCAGGACGCCGTCACCGCGCGTCTCGGTGCGGCACGACTCGCGCGCGTAGTCGGGACGGGCGTCCAGGCGCGTGCGCATCCGCAGGGTGCCGCGCACCCCGCGGACCTGGCGCACCAACCGCTGGCGGTGGCCGGGGTCGGCGGCGTCGGCCACGGGCATGAAGTCGTGCACCTCGGCGACCCCGTCGGCGGTCAGGAATCGCGTGATCAGCACGGCGGTGTCGGGGTAGTAGAACTGATGCGTGCGGGTGACGCCGCCCGCGGGCGCGAGCTGCCAACTGCCACCGCGCTCCTGGTCCAGGATGGCACCGAACACGCTGGGCGCGTCGAAGCGCAGCGGGCAGAACCAGTCGATCGTGCCGTCGACGCCCACCAGCGCACACGTGCGCAGATCCCCGATCAAGCCGTGT is a window from the Mycolicibacterium litorale genome containing:
- a CDS encoding LLM class F420-dependent oxidoreductase, translating into MDFRVFVEPQQGARYADQLAVARAAEQLGYSAFFRSDHYLAMSGNGLPGPTDSWVTLGGIARETSSIRLGTMVTSATFRYPGPLAIAVAQVDEMSGGRVELGLGAGWFEAEHKAYAIPFPPLGERFDRLTEQLDILTGMWATPVGETFDYSGTHYTVVDSPALPKPVQAVPPIIIGGQGAKRTPALAAKFAGEFNVPFVPLETVQTQFERVRAAVADAGREPDSMVYSAAFVLCAGADDAEIARRANAIGREVDELRSNSPMVGTPAEIVDKLGPFAEAGVERVYLQMLDMSDLDHLALVAGQVLPQLR
- a CDS encoding TIGR03085 family metal-binding protein encodes the protein MTAAQRERAALVDALRVQGPDAPTLCEGWKTRDLAAHLYIREHRPDATAGILVPPLAKYTEKVQNRTAEATDWDAMLDKIGAGPPRFSPFKLLDPIANLAEMFIHCEDVRRAQPGWEPRTLDEATVKGLTRTLSLMARLTLAKAPVRVALRTPEGKTVLTAGKGEPVTVTGRPEELLLFAVGREARVEFEGEPAAVQALRDAPKGL
- a CDS encoding glycoside hydrolase family 15 protein yields the protein MSEPLGIAEHGLIGDLRTCALVGVDGTIDWFCPLRFDAPSVFGAILDQERGGSWQLAPAGGVTRTHQFYYPDTAVLITRFLTADGVAEVHDFMPVADAADPGHRQRLVRQVRGVRGTLRMRTRLDARPDYARESCRTETRGDGVLLTGADMRMGLSATAALEVSDGIVTADVELRTGDTAVFVLEMLGPDDDVSADAVDATGELLTNTTAFWHHWLAQSTYTGRWREVVHRSAITLKLLTHQPSGAIVAAPTTSLPAPIGGNRNWDYRYVWIRDAGFSTYALLRLGFISEAREFIRWLSERLGHRDCAADGRLGPLRVLYDIDGNLPDETELPHLRGYRDSAPVRVGNAAADQLQLDIYGEIIDSVYLFNKHGPGISHDAWQDITDVVNWVVDNWDRPDAGMWEVRDDARPYTTSRLMCWVAIERTIRIARARGLPGDIVSWSKARDEIYDRIMTKSWNSDLEAFTRVEGGSELDAGVLLMPMLKFLSPADPRFPSTLDAIERHLVTDTLVFRYEPGTDGLDGDEGTFSICSFWYVEALTRAGRLEHARLALEKMFTYANHVGLYAEQVSATGDQVGNFPQAFTHLALISAAINLDRALDGE